From Thalassotalea psychrophila:
ACTCATTTAACCTATGGGTTAGGTGACGCTGGTGGTTTTGTTTTGCTAACTGGCGAAGTAGGTACTGGCAAAACAACCGTATCAAAATGCTTATTAGAACAGCTTCCTGAAAATACCCAAGCAGCATTTATTTTAAACCCTACATTGTCAGCTAAAGAATTATTGGCAACTGTCTGTGATGAGTTATCGATAGACTACGATAGTGGTAATGCTACATTGAAAACATTTACTGATATTATTTTACAGCAGCTACTTAATAATCATCAGCAAGGTAAAAATACGTTATTAATAATCGATGAAGCTCAGCACTTACAACCTGAAGTATTAGAACAATTAAGATTACTAACAAACCTAGAAACTCATACTAAAAAATTATTACAAGTTATTCTAATTGGGCAACCTGAATTACAAGAACTTTTAAAACGTCGAGATTTACGACAACTTGCGCAACGTATTACCGCTAGATATCATTTATTACCGTTGAACCAAAAAGAAGTTTCTCTATATATTAAGCACAGATTAAGTATTGCAGGATGTACTAATCCACTTTTTAAACCGTCAGCCATAGCGCTAATTCATAAAATAACAGGCGGAGTCCCTCGGTTAGTTAACTTGATATGTGATCGGGCATTATTAGGTGCGTATTCACAAGAAAAACAACAAGTTGATAAGTCTATAGTCAAGCAATCGGCAAAAGAAACCTTAGGTTTAGATACAAAAACATTAAGTTTTTGGCATAAACCGATGGTGAAGAATCTATTGGTAACAGCTTCTATGGTGATTTTTGCGTTTACAGGGTTTAGTGTCGCTAAGCAGCAAAGTGATAATATTGCACAAGTGCAATTGGCTCATCAACAAAGTATTGAATTAAATAATCAAAAAACCATAGAAAAACAGTTAAATTCTATTGAGAATACTCTAATTAATACTAGCCGAAACCTTGATGACGCATTTGCGCATTTATTTTATAACTGGCAAATTCAAACGTTTAACCAAGAGAGTAGCTCGGCCCCTAATGGGACTACTGCTTGTGAACGTGCATTAACCTATGAGTTGCAATGTTATTGGTATCAAGGCGAATTAAAGCGTTTATTAACTCTTGGTTATCCGGCAACATTACAGTTGTTTGATGAAAACGGTGATGCTTATTATGCCACTGTCACCCAACAGCAAAATGACAAAGTTTTGCTTAAATTTAATAAAAACTCTAAATGGTTGAGCACAGCTTTTATTGAACGGCATTATCAAGGAAGCGCTGTTCTACTTTGGCGCAGTCCACAAGGTTTTATTGACCGTATAGATGAAAGTAGTGAAATACACTTAGTGCAATGGTTAGAAGGTAAACTGAGTATTCAGCAGCAGCGCCCTACAAGACATATTAAACAGTTTGATGCTTTACTTACTAACCAATTAGGGCAGTTTCAACAAACCCGTGGTTTAGCGGTTAACAACTTAGCTGATACCGAAACGGTTATGGCCTTGCTTACAAATGCAAAGGAGAGTAATTAATGTCTTATTTACTCGATGCACTTAAAAAGGCAACCTCTGTCAATTCAACCGAACCTAAATTGAATAACGATGATTTACATAAACAGCTAACCTCAAGCGATTCAGAACAACCTAGTGGCAAAAATTTACCTAAAGCTTTAGCGAGTTATGCATTACTAGCTTTCGCTTTTGCTATTGGAGGCTTTGTGCTTGGTGATGGGGCAGAAATTATTGTGAATTATCAAAATGACTCAAACGTCAATAAAATTGAAACGGCAAAACCGATACCTGATGAAACTTTGATCCCTTTTTATGGCGCTACACATGATAGTGCAAAATATTTCGCTACGCCTAATGAATATAATCAGCAATTAATATCGTTGAAAACAGCACAAGCAGAGCAGCTAAAAAAAGAAATTCTTGCTCAACAAAAAGCTGATGAAAAAGCCAAGAAGCAATTAATGGAACAACAAATTCAAAGTTTGCTTAGTCAACAAAACATCCAACAAGCAATCGTTGCTAATAAAGCGACTAAAACACCAACTGAAAAAGTGTCATCTACTAATGCAAATGGCCCAGTGAAGCTTAGCCTTAATAGAGATGAACTTGGCGATGTATCTCCTGAGCTGTTAAAAGCATTTGAAAACGCAATAGATGATACTAATAACTCTTCAGTTAATGACGTTGTAGAAGAGCCCGAGATCGATTTAAGCAAGCACTTTGCTGAACCAGAGATTGAAGTTGATTTGCGCAATCGCCAATTGATACCAGCGAAACCATTAGCACAGATGCCACAATGGTTACAAAATGAAGTACCAAGTTTGCACTTCTCATTGCATATGTATACATCAGAAGTTGCGAGTAGCTGGGTAAGGCTAAATGGCCAAGATTATTATACGGGTGGAATGACTAAAGATGGTGTAATCATTGAAGAAATACAGCCGCAAACGGTTATTTTGCAATTCCAAGGGCAGCGTTTTAGTTTAAAAGCTTTGTCGAGTTGGTGATGTTTAAGTCTTTTTTACTCATTATTCCATAACTTTATTAAGGCTCTAGTACTTTTCTAGAACTTAATAAAAAAGGGTGCCTTTTGCACCCTTACTCAGAAAGGCTTACTTATTAACAGTATTCTTGATTTTTTCAGATTGTTCTAAATACCATAAACCGGCATATTTATTAAAAGACGATTGAGAAAACACTATCGCCATCATTAATCCTCTACTTCCATCTAAAAATCCTAATCTGAATATATAAATTAACAAGAATGTATACAGGGCTCTAAACACCGCAAGAGGTATACCATAGCTTGGTTTTTTATTATTAAAGTATTTTACTGACGTTTCCCAAGAGTATAGGCGCATTTTAGTCATTAAATGATCGAAGCCTCTTAATGAGTTATGCATTAAAAAACCTTTTTTTAAAACACCAACCTTCCCTTTAGTAGGGACTGAGCCGTGAACTTTTACTTTTGTATAAGCAGCGCCTTCTCTTAAGAATAAGCGTTTAATCGCACGAGATGAACGTCCATATTTAAGTTGTTTGTTGAGAATTACGTTACCCCACGCTAACTTAAAAGCTTGTTCTTTAATTGTTTCTTGAGATAAAACAGCTCTTATCTCATCTTTCATATTTTCATCAAGCCATTCATCGGCATCGATATTTAATACCCATTCGCATTGTGCTTTCTCAAGAGCTCTTTGCTTTTGAAAACCATCGCCTGGCCAGTCTTCGGTTATCCAAACCTTATCCGTGTATTTCCTTACAATTTCAACTGTTTTATCTGTACTACTCGAATCAAAAACAATAATTTCATCAGCAAAATCTTTAACTGATTCTAAACAGGGGGTGATTCGATCTTCTTCATCTTTTGATATTATAATTACAGATAAAGTTCGCATTATTTTTTACCACAAATAAAATTAAAAACTCATAAATAGTCTAATAGTTTATGAGTCGATAATCAAAGCATAATTAATGCTTAGTCTATTGCCAAGCGGGAAGTTTATCTTCAAAGCTATTAATTTTATCGGCAATTTCTAATGTCCAACCAACAGCATCGACACCATTTTCTAAACAGTATTTTTGAAATTCAGTAAGCGTAAATGGATATTGTTTGTCACCATTAGTTACAACCATTTTTACAATATCTACTGTCAGTTCTAATTGACCTTGAGCTGCTTGATTAAATAAATCATCAATAACTGATTCTTCTAATACAACCGGTAACATGCCTATATTTATGCAATTACCATAAAATATGTCAGCAAAGCTTGATGCCATAACCACTTGAAAACCAAATTCCTGAATAGCCCAAGGTGCATGCTCACGACTTGAGCCACAACCAAAGTTTTCACGCGCGAGTAAAATACTTACGCCTTGATATTCAGGTTTATTTAAAATAAAACTTGGATCAGGCTGTAAACCATCATCATCTAAAAAGCGCCAGTCGTGGAATAAATGCTGGGCAAAACCAGTGCGAGTTGTTTTTTGTAAAAACTGCTTTGGTATTATTTGGTCGGTATCTATGTTGGCGCGATCAAAAGGGACAACAGTACCTGTATGTTGGTTAAATTTTTCCATGAGTTTCTCCTTATGCGTTCACGTCAGTAAAATGACCAGCTATTGCTGCGGCTGCTGCCATTGCTGGGCTTACTAAATGAGTCCTGCTTCCACGGCCTTGTCTACCTTCAAAATTACGATTACTGGTTGAGGCACAGCGATCACCTTCTTTTAATTTGTCATCGTTCATACCTAAACACATTGAACAACCGGGTAAGCGCCATTCAAAACCAGCCTCGGTAAAGATTGCAGCTAAACCTTCAGCTTCAGCTTGCTCTCTTACTCGGTAAGAGCCAGGAACAACAATAGCAGTAACTGAGTTAGAAACTTTTTTACCTTTAACAACTGATGCAGCCACACGTAAGTCTTCAATACGAGAGTTAGTACATGAACCGATAAATACGTTGTTTATTTCAATATCAGAGATTTTAGTGCCAGGGGCTAAATCCATGTATTTAAGGGCGTTGACACAAGATTCACGTTCTACCGGATCGCTGAAATCTTCAGGTGCTGGTACTACTGAATCGATACTTATTACTTGTCCAGGGTTTGTACCCCAAGTAACTTGAGGTTTAATTTCTGTTGCATCAATAACTACGGTTGTATCAAACTGAGCAGTGCTATCTGTTTGCAATGTTTTCCAATCAGCTATGGCTTGCTCAAAAATTTCACCTTGCGGAGCATTTTCTTTATCTTTTAAGTAATCAAATGTTGTTTGATCTGGGGCAATAATGCCTGCCTTAGCACCAAATTCGATACTCATATTACACACAGTCATACGCTCTTCCATGGTTAAATTACGGATAGCTTGACCGGTATATTCAATTACATAGCCAGTAGCACCAGAGTGACCAACTTTGCCAATAATCGCTAAAATAATATCTTTCGCGCTGATGCCAATATTAGCTTTCCCTTCAACTGATATATTCATGGTTTTAGCTTTATTTTGGCGCAATGTTTGTGTTGCTAATACATGTTCAACTTCAGACGTACCAATACCAAATGCTAGTGCGCCAAATGCGCCATGAGTGGCAGTATGAGAATCGCCACATACAATTGTTTGACCCGGCAAGGTAAAACCAAGCTCAGGTCCCATAACATGAACAATACCCTGATTTTTATGGCCCATACCGTATAATTTAACGCCAAAATCGTCACAATTTTGTTCAAGAGTTTTTAATTGATTTGCGCCATTTGCTCCTGCAGCATCGATATCACACTTTTTAGTTGAGATATTATGATCCATCGTCGCGATAGTACGATTAGGGCTATGAACGGGGCGATCATGAAACTTCAAATTCGCAAATGCTTGTGGTGAAGTAACTTCATGCACAAGGTGGCGATCAATAAAAATCAATGGCGTTTCACCTGATTTATCTTCTACTAAGTGTCGTTGCCATAATTTTTCATATAAAGTGGAAGACATGTTACATTTCCTTAATTTTTTGACAAATATAATCACCAACTTCGCTGGTGGTTTTTGCGTTACTTCTTTGCTCTGCGGCCAATAAGTCGCCAGTTAGCATGCCGTCATCTAAAGCACTGGCGACAGCGTCTTCAATTGCTTTTGCTGCATTATCTTTATTCAAGCTATAACGAAGCATTAATGCCGCTGATAAAATTTGAGCTATTGGGTTGGCAATACCAAGGCCTGCGATATCTGGCGCTGAACCACCTGCCGGCTCGTACATACCAAAACCTGATTCATTTAAGCTAGCTGAAGGTAACATGCCCATAGAGCCAGTGATCATTGCACAAATATCAGAAAGGATATCACCGAATAGATTAGGACATAAAAGTACATCAAATTGGTTTGGATCGCGTACCAATTGCATTGCTGCGTTATCAACATACATATGCTCGAAGCTAACGTCAGGATATTCAACGGCAACTTCCTCAACAACTTGGCGCCACAATTGACTGGTTGCAAGAACATTGGCTTTATCTACAGAGGTAACCTTGTTATCACGCTTTTGCGCAGCTTGAAAAGCAAGATGAGCAATACGTTTAATTTCACGGCGGGAATAAAACATTGAGTCAAAACCTGTTTCTTCTTCGCCTTCACCTTTACGGCCTTTTGGCTCGCCAAAGTAAATGTCACCAGTTAGTTCGCGAATCACCAATACGTCAAAGCCTTGCTCAGAAATATCGCTACGTAATGTCGATAGTGAAGACATTGCCGGTTGTAATTGCGCTGGGCGCATATTACAGAACAAACCAAACTTTCCACGTAAGCCTAATAATGCACAACGTTCAGGCTGCTCAGTAGGTGGTAAGTTAGACCATTTAGGGCCGCCAACAGAGCCAAACAATATAGCATCAGCCTGTTCACAACCTTGCATTGTTTCATCAGGTAAAGCGTTACCATGTAGGTCAATGGCAGCGCCACCGACATCATATTCTTTCGTGCTAATTTCAAAATCAAACTTTTCAGCAACAGCGTTTAATACTTTTACTGCTTCAACCATTACTTCTGGGCCAATACCGTCGCCGGCTAATACTGCTATGTTCGCCATTACTTTAAATTCCTTGAATTTTTTTGTCTAAATTTGTGTTCGCTGCTTGTTGCTTTAGTTGAGCAACTTTTTGCGCTCTCTGAATACTGTTTAGCGCATTAATTAATGCTTTACCTGATGCTTCAATTACATCTGTTTCGATGCCATAACCATGAAAGTTTCTGCCCTGCCAACTTACCACTAAATCGGTTTGGCCAAGGCCATCTTCACCTTCACCTTTGTTTGATATCTTGTAATCAGTAACTTCAAAATCTATATCTACTGCTTGTTTAATTGCTCGATAAAGCGCATCAACTGGGCCATTACCTGTAGCAGACTGAATTTGTACATCATCACCACAAGCAAGTTTAATACTCGCAGTAGAAAATTCACCACTACCAGAATGTACACTTAAATACTCAATACGAAAGCTATCGGCATCGGCTTGTTGTTGATTCTTAAATAACAACGCTTCTAAATCGTCATCAAATACTTGGCCTTTCTTATCGGCTAAAGTTAAAAAGTCTTGGTATAACTCTTCTAGATTGAAATCACTTTCTTGGTAACCCAACTCGCCCATACGATGCTTAATTACATGACGACCACTGCGAGAAGTTAGGTTTAATTTTGTTTTACTAATACCGACACTTTCAGGTGTCATAATTTCATAGGTATTTGCGCTTTTTAACATACCATCTTGATGGATTCCGGATGAATGACTAAAGGCATTTGCACCAACAATTGCTTTATTGGCTTGTACTGGCATATTACATATTTGGCTAACCATTTTTGACGTACGGGCAATCTCTTTATGATTAATGTTAGTGGTTAGCCCTAAAATGTCAGCACGGGTTTTCATTATCATTGCCACTTCTTCTAATGAACAGTTACCTGCACGCTCACCAATACCGTTTACGGTACATTCAATTTGACGGGCGCCAGCATTAACCGCCGCAATTGAATTAGCAACACTTAAACCAAGATCGTTATGACAATGCACAGAGATAACCGCTTGGTCGATGTTTGGCACACGATTAAATAAATCGGTAATAATACCGCCAAACTCATGGGGAAGGGTATAGCCTACAGTGTCGGGTATATTGATTGTGGTAGCACCTGCTTTTATTGCAGACTCTACCATGCGACATAAATTATCTTTAGGAGTACGGCCAGCATCTTCACAAGAAAACTCAACATCGTCAGTAAATTTTCGAGCAAATTTAACCGCATCTACCGCCATATTTAATACATCATCAAAGCCACGTTTTAACTTTTGTTCAACGTGTACATCTGAAGTTGAAATAAAGGTGTGGATACGAAATGCTTCGGCAACGTTCATTGCATCGGCACAAGACTGAATATCACCCTTTACCGCTCGAGATAAACCACAAACGCGGCTTGTTTTTAATGTACGAGCAATAGTTTGTACTGACTCAAAGTCGCCTGGTGACGAAACTGGAAAACCAACTTCCATAATATCAACACCGAGGCGTTCAATGGCTAGGGCAATTTGTAATTTTTCATGCACAGATAAACTGGCAATTAATGCCTGTTCACCATCTCGTAATGTGGTATCGAAAATAGTTACATTGTTATTCATCGTTTTGGCCTTTATTTAAGCTAATTCATGCTTTGTGTTGATATTGTTTTTTCTAACTATTGATCACATTCAAGTAACAAATCTATTTCCATCCATGGTGATTTGCATTCCTTCTTCCTTGAAGTAAAAAAAAACCCGCAATGTGATTTGCGGGTTTTTGTTATTCGATTAATTTATTTTAAACAATAGAAAAACGCCCGCTATTTGAATCTAGCAGGAGGTTAAGTAAAATGCGTTGTTTAAAATATTTATTCATTTTATTGAATTTTTATTCGTTAGAGTAATTATCCTAACAATAAGATTTTTGAATTCCACTGTCAATAGCTAGTTTATAAAAAACTTAATAATTAAACTTGTCATAATCTTCTTTATATCTTTTTAATACTTTTTCTTTTAATTTACTGTCTATTTCACGAGTCGGTTTACTTTTGGACTCATTTTCTTGTTTCATTTCAATATTGAACCCTTTGCTATTTAAATCTTCAAACAGTTGATTTATTTTTTCTAGCTTATAAATTTTTGGATTGCAATTATGATGCTTATAAATCCAAAAGTTCTGAGGGACAATATGAACATTTAGCATTCTATTTGGTATGTTTTTGATTGTATCGATCAGCTCTAATGCAGACATATCAAGCTTAAATATCCCGTTTAAATGCTTTTTGAATTCGAAACCTTGTTTAGAGATTTTAGAATGATCTTTAAATTTGTTATAATGTGCAGATATAAATCTGTCGGTTGGCTCTCGAACAACTGAAAATAAGAAGTATTCATTCCATTTATTATCCCATTTTTTACGAGAGTAATGCTTAAGGGATTTCTTTCCATGAACTAAATAAGGATTGCTAGGATCATTGAATTCAGATTCAGGGATACCTTCAGCCCTAAGAATCATTTGTTTTATTGACGTATTTCCTGCTTTAGCTACTGGCACATAAACTAATTTCAATTTGTCAGATACGAAATACTGCTTGCCGTGAATGCTTGAACGAAGATGTAGAAATGTAGCAACTTCTCTGAAACGGTAATTGAATGGAGACCATCGATTGAAAAAGTTTATAGCGTGTCTGATGAACATATACTGACTCTTGTAATAATTAAATATATTTTAGGCTGCATCTTTGTAATAGAGGCGGCGTACAATTATAAAGCCGTTTTAAATTAAGCGTAATATATATTATTTAAAATTTGGTGGCTAATTTTAAGTACTACCAAAATTAAACGTTTTAATTGTCATCTAAGTGGGCTTGTCTACATTAAATTTAAGTTCAATTACATCATGAAGTCTTCTTTCATGTTCTTCGGGTATCCTCATATAGTCACCATATTTATTTTCTAAATAATGTTCAATATTATTGGGGACACATATTTGAATGTCCTCAAAAGGCAATGTTTGAATTGGATAAAGGTTCTCAAAATCAAAACTGTCATTAGCTTGAATTGAAACAAATTTGTTTGTATTAGCGGATGTGTTGCGCTTAATTAATGATTCTAATTGAGCGAATGCTTGGGTCGGATTGATAAATCCATACGCCATCCAATACAACCATTTTTTAGGTGAGTTTTTTACCAGTCTCCTAAATTTGTTTTCTTGTTTGTTGACCTTTTCACTTATTTTATCATTTAAGTTAATTTGATCAAGCGGGAAAATGTCTATAAAAATACCCTGATGCATATCTTGATTTTTAAATCTTCTTTCAACAAACTTAGTGTTATCCAGGCGCACTTTACTGAAATATAACGGATAGTGTTTATCGGTATTATAGTTTTGGATAAACAAATTATCCGGTAATTCATTTTGTAGAGTTAAAAAGGTGTCGTAATCTTTTCGTGGCATGGCAATATCTATATCATCATCCCATGGTATAAACGCATTGTGACGAAAAGCGCCCAGTGCAGTACCTCCTACTGCGATGTAGTTAAGACCATACTTTTCAATAACGCTAATTACTTCTTTTAAAATTGAAAGTTGAAATTGTTGGATTTTTTTTATATCAGACAAAATTTAGGTTCTTCTAAAGTTTATGCATTAGTAGTGAGTTTACCCTTAATTATATTTGTAAAAAAGTTATAATTAAATTTGATAGGATATAATCATATCTTAATACATTAAAACAAGTTAAAGGATGCGTGTTGATTGAACTTGATAATACATTATTGGTTGGGAAGGGCGCTTTTCGAGAATGTTACCGCCACCCAGACAATAACGGCTTGTGTGTAAAAGTATTATTCCGACAGGATATTTACCAAAAAGCAATAAGAAG
This genomic window contains:
- a CDS encoding LicD family protein, producing MSDIKKIQQFQLSILKEVISVIEKYGLNYIAVGGTALGAFRHNAFIPWDDDIDIAMPRKDYDTFLTLQNELPDNLFIQNYNTDKHYPLYFSKVRLDNTKFVERRFKNQDMHQGIFIDIFPLDQINLNDKISEKVNKQENKFRRLVKNSPKKWLYWMAYGFINPTQAFAQLESLIKRNTSANTNKFVSIQANDSFDFENLYPIQTLPFEDIQICVPNNIEHYLENKYGDYMRIPEEHERRLHDVIELKFNVDKPT
- a CDS encoding general secretion pathway protein GspB, translating into MSYLLDALKKATSVNSTEPKLNNDDLHKQLTSSDSEQPSGKNLPKALASYALLAFAFAIGGFVLGDGAEIIVNYQNDSNVNKIETAKPIPDETLIPFYGATHDSAKYFATPNEYNQQLISLKTAQAEQLKKEILAQQKADEKAKKQLMEQQIQSLLSQQNIQQAIVANKATKTPTEKVSSTNANGPVKLSLNRDELGDVSPELLKAFENAIDDTNNSSVNDVVEEPEIDLSKHFAEPEIEVDLRNRQLIPAKPLAQMPQWLQNEVPSLHFSLHMYTSEVASSWVRLNGQDYYTGGMTKDGVIIEEIQPQTVILQFQGQRFSLKALSSW
- a CDS encoding glycosyltransferase family 2 protein is translated as MRTLSVIIISKDEEDRITPCLESVKDFADEIIVFDSSSTDKTVEIVRKYTDKVWITEDWPGDGFQKQRALEKAQCEWVLNIDADEWLDENMKDEIRAVLSQETIKEQAFKLAWGNVILNKQLKYGRSSRAIKRLFLREGAAYTKVKVHGSVPTKGKVGVLKKGFLMHNSLRGFDHLMTKMRLYSWETSVKYFNNKKPSYGIPLAVFRALYTFLLIYIFRLGFLDGSRGLMMAIVFSQSSFNKYAGLWYLEQSEKIKNTVNK
- the leuD gene encoding 3-isopropylmalate dehydratase small subunit, giving the protein MEKFNQHTGTVVPFDRANIDTDQIIPKQFLQKTTRTGFAQHLFHDWRFLDDDGLQPDPSFILNKPEYQGVSILLARENFGCGSSREHAPWAIQEFGFQVVMASSFADIFYGNCINIGMLPVVLEESVIDDLFNQAAQGQLELTVDIVKMVVTNGDKQYPFTLTEFQKYCLENGVDAVGWTLEIADKINSFEDKLPAWQ
- a CDS encoding ExeA family protein, producing MYNGYTGYFGLNDIPFSIAPNPHYLFMSGRHQEALTHLTYGLGDAGGFVLLTGEVGTGKTTVSKCLLEQLPENTQAAFILNPTLSAKELLATVCDELSIDYDSGNATLKTFTDIILQQLLNNHQQGKNTLLIIDEAQHLQPEVLEQLRLLTNLETHTKKLLQVILIGQPELQELLKRRDLRQLAQRITARYHLLPLNQKEVSLYIKHRLSIAGCTNPLFKPSAIALIHKITGGVPRLVNLICDRALLGAYSQEKQQVDKSIVKQSAKETLGLDTKTLSFWHKPMVKNLLVTASMVIFAFTGFSVAKQQSDNIAQVQLAHQQSIELNNQKTIEKQLNSIENTLINTSRNLDDAFAHLFYNWQIQTFNQESSSAPNGTTACERALTYELQCYWYQGELKRLLTLGYPATLQLFDENGDAYYATVTQQQNDKVLLKFNKNSKWLSTAFIERHYQGSAVLLWRSPQGFIDRIDESSEIHLVQWLEGKLSIQQQRPTRHIKQFDALLTNQLGQFQQTRGLAVNNLADTETVMALLTNAKESN
- a CDS encoding sulfotransferase family 2 domain-containing protein, producing the protein MFIRHAINFFNRWSPFNYRFREVATFLHLRSSIHGKQYFVSDKLKLVYVPVAKAGNTSIKQMILRAEGIPESEFNDPSNPYLVHGKKSLKHYSRKKWDNKWNEYFLFSVVREPTDRFISAHYNKFKDHSKISKQGFEFKKHLNGIFKLDMSALELIDTIKNIPNRMLNVHIVPQNFWIYKHHNCNPKIYKLEKINQLFEDLNSKGFNIEMKQENESKSKPTREIDSKLKEKVLKRYKEDYDKFNY
- the leuC gene encoding 3-isopropylmalate dehydratase large subunit, coding for MSSTLYEKLWQRHLVEDKSGETPLIFIDRHLVHEVTSPQAFANLKFHDRPVHSPNRTIATMDHNISTKKCDIDAAGANGANQLKTLEQNCDDFGVKLYGMGHKNQGIVHVMGPELGFTLPGQTIVCGDSHTATHGAFGALAFGIGTSEVEHVLATQTLRQNKAKTMNISVEGKANIGISAKDIILAIIGKVGHSGATGYVIEYTGQAIRNLTMEERMTVCNMSIEFGAKAGIIAPDQTTFDYLKDKENAPQGEIFEQAIADWKTLQTDSTAQFDTTVVIDATEIKPQVTWGTNPGQVISIDSVVPAPEDFSDPVERESCVNALKYMDLAPGTKISDIEINNVFIGSCTNSRIEDLRVAASVVKGKKVSNSVTAIVVPGSYRVREQAEAEGLAAIFTEAGFEWRLPGCSMCLGMNDDKLKEGDRCASTSNRNFEGRQGRGSRTHLVSPAMAAAAAIAGHFTDVNA
- the leuB gene encoding 3-isopropylmalate dehydrogenase yields the protein MANIAVLAGDGIGPEVMVEAVKVLNAVAEKFDFEISTKEYDVGGAAIDLHGNALPDETMQGCEQADAILFGSVGGPKWSNLPPTEQPERCALLGLRGKFGLFCNMRPAQLQPAMSSLSTLRSDISEQGFDVLVIRELTGDIYFGEPKGRKGEGEEETGFDSMFYSRREIKRIAHLAFQAAQKRDNKVTSVDKANVLATSQLWRQVVEEVAVEYPDVSFEHMYVDNAAMQLVRDPNQFDVLLCPNLFGDILSDICAMITGSMGMLPSASLNESGFGMYEPAGGSAPDIAGLGIANPIAQILSAALMLRYSLNKDNAAKAIEDAVASALDDGMLTGDLLAAEQRSNAKTTSEVGDYICQKIKEM
- the leuA gene encoding 2-isopropylmalate synthase yields the protein MNNNVTIFDTTLRDGEQALIASLSVHEKLQIALAIERLGVDIMEVGFPVSSPGDFESVQTIARTLKTSRVCGLSRAVKGDIQSCADAMNVAEAFRIHTFISTSDVHVEQKLKRGFDDVLNMAVDAVKFARKFTDDVEFSCEDAGRTPKDNLCRMVESAIKAGATTINIPDTVGYTLPHEFGGIITDLFNRVPNIDQAVISVHCHNDLGLSVANSIAAVNAGARQIECTVNGIGERAGNCSLEEVAMIMKTRADILGLTTNINHKEIARTSKMVSQICNMPVQANKAIVGANAFSHSSGIHQDGMLKSANTYEIMTPESVGISKTKLNLTSRSGRHVIKHRMGELGYQESDFNLEELYQDFLTLADKKGQVFDDDLEALLFKNQQQADADSFRIEYLSVHSGSGEFSTASIKLACGDDVQIQSATGNGPVDALYRAIKQAVDIDFEVTDYKISNKGEGEDGLGQTDLVVSWQGRNFHGYGIETDVIEASGKALINALNSIQRAQKVAQLKQQAANTNLDKKIQGI